In [Clostridium] cellulosi, one genomic interval encodes:
- the rplB gene encoding 50S ribosomal protein L2 (High confidence in function and specificity): MAIKYYKPTTPSRRNMSVPTFEELTKTKPEKSLLVSLSKKSGRNNYGRITVRHRGGGNRVKYRIIDFKRNKTDMPAKVLSIEYDPNRTAYISLVQYEDGEKRYILAPLGIKAGDTIVSGESADIRPGNCLPLKDIPVGTFIHNIELYPGRGGQIARAAGIMAQLMAKENGYALVRMPSGELRNFLPECKATIGQVSNIDHENVKIGKAGRKRHMGWRPTVRGSVMNPNDHPHGGGEGKAPIGRPGPVTPWGKPTLGYKTRKHSLPSDKFIVKRRNGK, translated from the coding sequence ATGGCTATAAAGTACTATAAACCGACCACTCCATCAAGGCGGAACATGTCAGTTCCTACCTTCGAGGAGCTTACGAAGACAAAACCGGAAAAGAGTCTGCTTGTCAGCCTTTCCAAAAAGTCGGGTCGGAATAATTACGGAAGAATTACCGTACGCCATCGCGGCGGCGGCAACCGTGTCAAATATAGAATCATCGATTTTAAACGCAACAAGACAGATATGCCGGCTAAGGTTCTTTCGATTGAATATGATCCGAACCGCACCGCATATATTTCACTTGTTCAGTACGAGGACGGCGAGAAGCGTTACATTCTCGCGCCTTTGGGAATTAAAGCAGGCGATACGATTGTTTCTGGTGAAAGCGCCGACATAAGGCCGGGCAACTGCCTCCCGCTGAAAGATATTCCGGTCGGTACTTTTATCCACAACATCGAGCTTTATCCCGGCCGCGGCGGACAGATTGCCCGTGCAGCAGGAATCATGGCTCAGCTTATGGCAAAGGAAAACGGATACGCGCTTGTCCGCATGCCTTCAGGTGAACTTCGCAACTTCCTGCCGGAATGCAAAGCGACAATCGGTCAGGTCAGCAATATCGACCACGAGAATGTCAAGATCGGTAAGGCGGGAAGAAAACGTCATATGGGCTGGAGACCGACGGTTCGCGGTTCTGTTATGAACCCGAATGACCATCCGCACGGCGGTGGTGAAGGTAAAGCTCCTATCGGACGTCCGGGACCTGTTACCCCTTGGGGCAAGCCGACACTGGGTTACAAAACCCGCAAGCATTCCCTGCCGTCTGATAAGTTTATTGTTAAGCGCCGTAACGGTAAATAA
- a CDS encoding 30S ribosomal protein S19 (High confidence in function and specificity) — MSRSLKKAPYVEEALMKRIQALNKTGEKRVLKTWSRASTIYPEFVGHTIAVHDGRKHVPVYITEDMVGHKLGEFAPTRTFKGHSGSKVSNTGN, encoded by the coding sequence ATGAGCAGAAGCCTTAAAAAAGCCCCTTATGTTGAAGAAGCTCTGATGAAGAGGATTCAGGCCCTCAACAAAACCGGCGAAAAACGCGTTCTGAAAACTTGGAGCCGCGCTTCGACTATATATCCGGAATTTGTGGGTCATACGATAGCCGTTCACGACGGCCGCAAGCATGTCCCGGTCTACATTACCGAGGATATGGTTGGCCACAAGCTTGGAGAATTTGCCCCGACAAGGACGTTCAAAGGTCACTCGGGTTCAAAAGTCTCTAATACGGGCAACTAA